A window from Paenibacillus polymyxa M1 encodes these proteins:
- a CDS encoding stalk domain-containing protein, whose protein sequence is MMIKKMMVSISASALLLVGTVAPMQAAKSENAKPIKVLLDAKTIQFPDAQPFQDNNDYVMVPIRFVSEALGAKVGWEKTGGKLAVSIKNDAHSVAMTVGQNTATVDGQTKTYETKIILKKNRTFVPLRLVSEGLGQTVEWDKVSRWVWIGKRAIAPLEGQQVSIEPYKKTIGTIPALLKDETGKAYDKVLIFKESDLPIKLLRDIYSVEPYTASNGTPYLRMRVKTKSTAGPIFYLTNNKDARFRYPTDDLMKDNGDGTKMIYYPIYSSGDELFQGVKNYKTFKLQDIEYIGFRLQGDGYIPMMVNLWKGN, encoded by the coding sequence ATAATGATTAAAAAAATGATGGTTTCAATTTCCGCATCAGCGTTGCTTCTTGTAGGCACTGTTGCACCTATGCAGGCAGCTAAAAGTGAGAATGCCAAGCCGATTAAAGTATTGCTGGATGCTAAAACGATTCAATTTCCGGACGCGCAACCGTTCCAGGACAATAACGACTACGTTATGGTACCGATCCGATTTGTATCTGAAGCCCTGGGAGCGAAAGTCGGATGGGAGAAGACCGGCGGCAAGCTGGCCGTGTCGATCAAGAATGATGCTCATTCTGTTGCTATGACGGTCGGCCAAAACACGGCAACCGTGGACGGCCAAACTAAAACCTATGAAACCAAGATTATCCTGAAGAAAAACCGTACTTTTGTGCCGTTGCGCTTGGTAAGCGAAGGCTTGGGCCAAACGGTGGAATGGGATAAGGTTAGCCGGTGGGTTTGGATCGGCAAGAGGGCGATCGCTCCATTGGAAGGGCAGCAAGTAAGCATTGAGCCGTATAAAAAGACAATTGGGACTATACCGGCTCTTTTGAAAGATGAAACTGGTAAGGCTTATGACAAAGTATTGATTTTCAAGGAGTCTGACCTACCTATTAAGCTGCTAAGAGATATTTATTCAGTAGAACCGTACACTGCTTCTAATGGAACACCTTACCTTCGTATGAGAGTAAAAACAAAGTCTACAGCAGGACCTATTTTCTATTTAACTAATAACAAAGATGCTCGTTTTCGATACCCAACGGACGACTTGATGAAAGATAACGGAGACGGTACAAAAATGATCTATTACCCTATTTATTCGTCTGGAGACGAACTTTTTCAAGGTGTAAAAAATTATAAAACATTCAAATTGCAAGACATTGAATATATCGGATTTCGCTTGCAAGGAGATGGATATATTCCGATGATGGTTAACCTATGGAAAGGTAACTAA
- a CDS encoding YrpD family protein has product MKVKSLCTCVVVGMISLSLTCSAGAVSLQNEQLINPSMTSSDNAILSDIINSLDPDDRENVTYIDETGKVLVNKESLRQEVIPLEPVSLVTYKNSDSSPTSITDITYKDNMSLTSVTDTTYKSNRYKDSTGDLYTLPVLQPKPACMGNHSITPMDFSTNSASFPECRDHRNGPYRSVWSHIGFAWASTVVHLPTAREIRDNNSGYNGSTGFIYMGGWSNTNMAVDVGLQHSTKYNDWAPFMLIEGVKNPYTFKPRFDPDQEVRMKFYVPSDGNIALTVTGYADGEKITRTYVEPAPGWTATGNGNLIKRTTSIGQIQDRQDYNDGSYIRRVRWSTSYIGTNSEDNIPWRNSQTYDYCSMPRSKVVVDYVHGGEETDNIFLD; this is encoded by the coding sequence TTGAAGGTCAAGAGTTTATGTACGTGTGTTGTTGTAGGTATGATTTCGTTATCGCTAACTTGTTCAGCAGGTGCAGTTTCACTCCAAAATGAACAGTTAATCAATCCGTCGATGACTAGTTCAGACAATGCTATTTTGAGCGACATCATCAACTCGCTGGACCCCGATGACAGAGAAAACGTTACATACATAGACGAAACGGGCAAAGTACTGGTAAACAAGGAAAGTTTAAGACAGGAAGTCATCCCCCTGGAACCTGTGAGTCTGGTTACGTATAAGAACTCGGATTCATCCCCTACATCCATAACTGACATTACGTACAAAGATAATATGTCTCTCACTTCCGTTACTGATACTACGTATAAAAGTAATAGGTATAAAGATTCGACGGGGGATTTATATACTTTACCCGTATTACAGCCTAAACCGGCGTGTATGGGAAATCACTCCATAACACCAATGGATTTTAGCACTAACTCCGCAAGCTTCCCTGAATGTCGAGATCATAGAAACGGGCCTTATCGTTCGGTATGGTCACATATAGGGTTTGCATGGGCTAGTACAGTAGTTCATTTACCAACTGCTAGAGAGATTCGTGATAATAATAGTGGTTATAATGGAAGTACTGGATTTATCTATATGGGTGGTTGGAGTAACACCAATATGGCGGTTGATGTTGGTTTACAGCATAGTACAAAATATAATGACTGGGCTCCTTTCATGCTCATTGAAGGTGTAAAGAACCCTTATACTTTTAAGCCACGCTTTGATCCTGATCAGGAAGTACGAATGAAATTTTATGTCCCTTCTGACGGTAATATTGCTTTGACTGTAACAGGTTATGCAGACGGTGAAAAGATAACTAGAACCTATGTTGAGCCGGCGCCAGGTTGGACTGCGACTGGTAATGGTAACCTTATCAAAAGAACGACAAGTATAGGCCAGATACAAGATCGACAAGACTATAATGATGGTTCTTACATCAGAAGAGTTCGTTGGTCTACATCCTATATTGGTACAAATTCAGAAGATAATATCCCTTGGCGAAACAGTCAAACTTATGATTATTGTTCTATGCCACGGAGTAAAGTTGTAGTGGATTACGTACACGGAGGAGAAGAAACAGATAATATATTTTTAGATTGA
- a CDS encoding copper amine oxidase N-terminal domain-containing protein → MGKMLFRIMLIGALFLCFSLPYTGKMSAQNTSSPFLKINNYYVLFTAPKAPFIDQNNRYMVPLRSINDLLGGQTTFNPTSNTATIKFGTHKVEFKMNSTEIVTDSSTSVMDTVPVLYKNAMFVPLGVLTKHLDIHQEWDQQNKLYSLSGKELMKTPMMENVEDLDHFREQVANENAFQLLSYKLTMGEKIYLAITAKNMTGKKISEGIEDLNTTFIFSDDSTAGENRNRKRPSIDKDEIVTREYDIDYVKTIENKKIIKNELSYVLFKGRTLKP, encoded by the coding sequence ATGGGAAAGATGTTGTTCAGAATTATGCTTATAGGTGCATTGTTTCTTTGTTTTTCTCTACCCTATACAGGAAAAATGTCAGCTCAGAATACTAGCTCTCCATTTTTGAAGATTAACAATTACTATGTCTTGTTCACAGCTCCTAAAGCACCTTTTATTGATCAGAATAATCGCTATATGGTGCCTTTGAGATCCATTAACGATTTGTTGGGTGGGCAAACTACGTTTAACCCAACTTCTAATACGGCCACAATTAAGTTTGGAACACACAAGGTTGAGTTTAAAATGAACTCCACTGAGATTGTTACCGACTCAAGCACGTCCGTAATGGATACCGTCCCTGTGCTTTATAAAAATGCGATGTTTGTCCCTTTAGGGGTACTTACTAAGCACTTAGACATACACCAGGAATGGGATCAGCAAAATAAACTGTATTCCCTCTCTGGCAAAGAACTAATGAAGACACCTATGATGGAGAATGTAGAAGATTTGGATCATTTTAGAGAACAAGTGGCTAATGAAAATGCATTTCAGTTGTTATCGTACAAATTAACTATGGGAGAAAAAATTTATCTGGCCATTACAGCTAAGAATATGACAGGGAAAAAGATTAGTGAGGGCATTGAAGATTTAAATACCACTTTTATTTTTTCTGACGATAGCACGGCCGGGGAAAATAGAAATCGTAAAAGACCCAGTATAGATAAGGATGAAATTGTAACTCGCGAATATGACATAGATTATGTGAAAACAATAGAAAATAAGAAAATTATCAAAAATGAGCTGTCCTACGTTCTCTTTAAGGGCCGAACGCTAAAACCATAA
- a CDS encoding SH3 domain-containing protein, with protein sequence MLKSSVKILFCLIVCIFSTQVPGISHAQLAPYEKTTNVRDVVIGGLNVRTGPGFSYPVIAQVSYGEDVVSYCPTTPNGCAPVSGNGQEWTRNYYPDGNIGYYSNAAVGYTAWYISAEQGPFNYVDTHTTKVVRSSTLYRDACPNLGGSSGITEPKGKYLPAYDDELKATVCNPNAWRVLDTDYHTDGYVNGWNLKAE encoded by the coding sequence ATGTTAAAATCAAGTGTGAAGATTCTTTTCTGCCTCATTGTTTGTATTTTTTCAACCCAAGTGCCTGGAATTTCTCATGCCCAACTTGCACCGTATGAAAAAACGACGAATGTGAGGGATGTGGTGATCGGGGGACTGAATGTTAGAACTGGGCCAGGATTTAGTTATCCAGTTATTGCCCAAGTGAGCTATGGAGAAGATGTTGTTAGTTACTGTCCAACGACACCTAATGGATGTGCACCTGTTTCGGGAAATGGACAGGAATGGACCCGCAACTACTATCCAGATGGCAATATTGGTTATTATTCAAATGCGGCTGTTGGCTATACTGCTTGGTATATTTCTGCAGAACAAGGGCCTTTCAATTACGTAGATACACACACAACAAAGGTAGTACGTTCAAGTACGCTCTATAGGGACGCTTGCCCGAATCTTGGGGGCAGTAGTGGTATTACGGAACCTAAAGGGAAGTACCTCCCTGCTTATGATGATGAGTTAAAAGCAACGGTATGTAATCCAAATGCATGGAGGGTTCTTGATACGGACTACCATACCGACGGATATGTGAATGGCTGGAATTTAAAAGCGGAGTAA
- a CDS encoding helix-turn-helix domain-containing protein, translating into MKIDGTRIKPLRESMGLTIQQLADEVDLSPSAIGMYERGQRTPKLKIILVLAEFFSVDVNYFVIGFTVSHEQIENSYIAAEVFERASGICELCNTMAPFIRSNGQPYLETYILKDHSISAEHVAAVCPNCLKKLEVLQLPGDIIYLKNKIYKN; encoded by the coding sequence ATGAAAATAGATGGTACCCGAATTAAACCACTTAGAGAAAGTATGGGGCTAACGATCCAACAACTTGCTGATGAAGTTGATTTATCTCCTTCGGCAATTGGTATGTATGAGCGTGGTCAACGTACTCCCAAATTAAAAATTATTCTTGTTTTAGCTGAATTTTTCTCTGTTGATGTAAATTATTTTGTGATCGGTTTTACAGTATCCCATGAGCAGATTGAAAATTCATATATTGCAGCCGAGGTGTTTGAAAGAGCTTCAGGTATATGTGAACTATGTAATACTATGGCTCCTTTTATTCGTTCTAATGGCCAACCTTACCTTGAAACATATATATTAAAGGATCATAGTATTTCTGCCGAGCATGTAGCAGCCGTTTGTCCAAACTGTCTTAAAAAACTGGAGGTTCTGCAATTGCCAGGAGATATTATTTATCTTAAAAATAAAATATACAAGAACTGA
- a CDS encoding DNA polymerase thumb domain-containing protein produces MIDYSKLPQHEVACIDMKSFYASIEAVDMGLDPLTTLLAVVGEKNRPGSVVLAASPALKKQFGIRTGNRLYEIPPDPRIHVVNARMGLYLDTSMTITKLFNQYVPTEAISTYSVDESWITLDGTAHLYGSTRDAVQRIQKDILMQLGLPSAAGCGPNKLIAKLIMDNYGKKTGIAECTYQDIPRLLWPLPVEDIWGIGRKLKKRLNSIGIYQLGDIAHYPLSKLQRQFGNLMGQQLFYHSWGVDISPVFVDIKEEVRKGFSNGITLMRNYSIQEVSTIILELTDHIASRMRQTHTATKTVTLSLGYSKDDGLKGFSRSKTLPEATNIAKPLYNTCMELLRSANARASIRNVHVGVSNLVPEEAIQVDLFSGPTNEKLQQLGVTLDSIQARFGGSAVFRASSITNAGTFLGRSQKIGGHYE; encoded by the coding sequence ATGATTGACTACTCAAAACTCCCCCAACACGAGGTCGCCTGTATTGATATGAAGTCCTTCTATGCTTCTATTGAAGCTGTTGATATGGGACTGGACCCGCTTACTACCCTTTTGGCAGTTGTAGGCGAAAAGAATCGCCCAGGCTCCGTAGTTCTTGCCGCTTCTCCTGCTTTAAAAAAACAGTTTGGCATCCGGACAGGGAACCGACTCTATGAAATCCCTCCTGATCCGCGTATCCATGTTGTCAATGCCCGGATGGGACTATACTTGGATACATCCATGACTATAACCAAATTATTCAACCAGTACGTACCGACAGAGGCCATTTCTACATATTCCGTTGATGAAAGCTGGATTACTTTGGACGGTACAGCACACCTATACGGGTCAACACGCGATGCAGTTCAACGTATCCAGAAAGATATTCTAATGCAGCTTGGCTTACCGTCCGCAGCTGGCTGCGGTCCAAACAAGCTCATCGCAAAACTGATTATGGATAATTATGGAAAGAAAACAGGAATCGCGGAGTGCACGTATCAGGATATCCCCCGCCTGCTGTGGCCGCTACCGGTGGAAGACATATGGGGAATTGGAAGAAAGCTAAAGAAGAGGCTGAACTCCATAGGGATTTATCAGTTAGGGGATATCGCTCATTACCCCCTTTCTAAACTTCAACGTCAATTCGGGAACTTGATGGGCCAGCAGCTTTTTTATCATAGCTGGGGCGTGGACATCTCTCCCGTTTTTGTAGATATTAAGGAAGAAGTCCGCAAAGGGTTCTCAAATGGTATCACTCTAATGAGGAATTATTCTATTCAGGAGGTTTCAACCATCATTTTGGAATTGACGGATCATATTGCATCCCGCATGCGGCAAACTCATACCGCAACAAAGACGGTAACGCTCTCGTTAGGATATAGCAAGGATGATGGATTAAAAGGCTTCAGCCGCTCCAAAACCCTTCCTGAAGCTACGAATATAGCCAAGCCACTCTACAATACCTGTATGGAGCTGCTGCGGTCTGCAAACGCCAGGGCAAGCATTAGGAACGTTCATGTGGGAGTCTCCAACTTGGTTCCTGAAGAGGCGATTCAAGTGGATCTGTTTTCGGGACCTACAAATGAAAAATTACAGCAGCTCGGCGTAACTCTGGATTCGATTCAAGCACGGTTTGGAGGATCTGCTGTTTTCAGAGCCAGCTCCATTACAAATGCGGGGACATTTCTTGGCCGCTCTCAAAAGATTGGAGGTCATTATGAATGA
- a CDS encoding YolD-like family protein, with protein sequence MIQDRGHKKWTALMLPEHKDRLQQWALSQEDVSQPVLDEDQLQSINEVLSISLEERRTVEVIYYDQKQYKSTCGQVKRCDLLSGILVLEQPELGWVHITLKNIKDIRLA encoded by the coding sequence ATGATACAAGATCGTGGTCATAAAAAATGGACTGCTCTTATGCTGCCTGAGCACAAAGACCGATTGCAACAGTGGGCATTATCCCAGGAGGATGTTAGCCAGCCTGTTTTAGATGAAGACCAGCTTCAGAGTATAAATGAGGTACTATCTATTAGCCTGGAGGAACGACGAACCGTTGAAGTGATTTACTACGATCAAAAGCAGTATAAGAGTACATGTGGCCAGGTGAAACGTTGTGATCTGCTCTCCGGCATCCTGGTATTGGAACAGCCTGAACTTGGCTGGGTCCACATCACCCTGAAGAATATTAAGGACATACGGTTAGCATAA